Sequence from the Schaalia sp. 19OD2882 genome:
TCGAACGTCGCCGCCGATCTCGGACTGTGGTGCCGCACAACCGAGGCGGACATCGATGGACTCTCCTTCACTCCTGAAGCCGGACTCGGTGTTGCCCTGATCGGAGAACATCTTGATCCGGGACGACGACGTGCAACTGTCGCCCACGAAATCGGCCACCATGTCAGCGGCGACACTTGTGAGCGGTCGAGCCATTACTTGCGGAATCCTGACGCTGAGGCGCTCGTCGATGCTTTCGCGGCCGAGCTGCTCCTTCCGTCGGCCGTGGTGCGGAAGAACAGGTCTCCTTCGCGCAATGACATGGTCAAGTTGGCTGTGGACTACAGGGTCTCGTGGTCCTTGGTCATTGCGAGTGCTCAAGAGGCCGACGTCGATCTTTCAAAGGTTGATCCGATTGCGATCCCAGTTGACAACGACTTCTACGGGGCCGTGGGCCACAAGCCCGAAGAGGATGTCACGCCACCGGGACTGGCGAGCAAGTGGGTCATGGCGTGCGTCACAGCGGTCGAGAAGTGCCTCATCACCACGGGGCGCCGGGCCTCTGAGATGACACTCGGAGTCTACGAGGTCCGAGGTGAGTGAGCGCGCCTCCGTGTGGGACGCGACGGGGCTTCTCCACGCTTCAGCGTGTGGCCATGTGGATTGGCTTCTTGATGCTGCAGGGCCGGAACGCCGACATCTTGTTCCACCG
This genomic interval carries:
- a CDS encoding ImmA/IrrE family metallo-endopeptidase, which encodes MLPTRIRLFRTGRGLDQRVLARQCGLERTALTRVESGERKVSAIELLRIASALDTTLLDLLSQPEPTVMAAGESIVEEATASERAKFRAEVEIDRAWRDLQQLHECDLIEAVKFPFDARGLSSRDDARKLAKNVRRFLGVGDRPLGSMSNVAADLGLWCRTTEADIDGLSFTPEAGLGVALIGEHLDPGRRRATVAHEIGHHVSGDTCERSSHYLRNPDAEALVDAFAAELLLPSAVVRKNRSPSRNDMVKLAVDYRVSWSLVIASAQEADVDLSKVDPIAIPVDNDFYGAVGHKPEEDVTPPGLASKWVMACVTAVEKCLITTGRRASEMTLGVYEVRGE